Proteins encoded together in one Ipomoea triloba cultivar NCNSP0323 chromosome 4, ASM357664v1 window:
- the LOC116015321 gene encoding pre-rRNA-processing protein TSR2-like, with the protein MDFKNHAPPQLTVEAEAQLQEGINLVLSRWASLQMAVANEWGGRGSHQKSQELSERIFSFFTQSKEQVYIDDLEEILDEFMLSDFNTEVGDGSIEEVAEKMMIMHEECTEGNFESINELKRTNPGNSAVNYSRQAASDDEDDDVENDKLGDDSSDMAVDASEVQGQKDMMVDEPRTNNGAETEDGWTVVSSRRKNGRRN; encoded by the coding sequence ATGGATTTCAAGAATCATGCTCCGCCGCAGCTCACGGTGGAGGCAGAAGCGCAGCTCCAAGAAGGCATCAATCTAGTGCTGTCTCGATGGGCCTCTCTCCAGATGGCCGTCGCAAACGAGTGGGGAGGCCGCGGATCTCATCAGAAATCCCAAGAGCTTTCTGAACGCATCTTCTCATTCTTCACTCAATCCAAGGAACAGGTATATATTGACGATTTAGAGGAAATTCTTGACGAATTCATGCTTTCGGATTTCAATACCGAGGTCGGAGATGGAAGCATCGAGGAGGTAGCCGAAAAGATGATGATTATGCACGAGGAATGTACGGAAGGTAATTTCGAATCGATTAATGAACTGAAGCGGACAAATCCTGGGAATTCCGCTGTTAATTATAGCAGACAGGctgctagtgatgatgaagatgatgatgttgaGAATGATAAGTTGGGCGATGATTCATCTGACATGGCAGTAGATGCTTCAGAGGTCCAAGGCCAAAAAGATATGATGGTAGATGAACCAAGAACAAATAATGGCGCTGAAACGGAAGACGGGTGGACAGTAGTGTCCTCAAGGCGTAAAAATGGTAGAAGGAATTGA